One region of Zingiber officinale cultivar Zhangliang chromosome 7B, Zo_v1.1, whole genome shotgun sequence genomic DNA includes:
- the LOC122006961 gene encoding probable glutathione S-transferase DHAR1, cytosolic, whose product MAAVVSDKAVEVCVKAAVGAPDTLGDCPFSHRVLLTLEEKKIPYDLKLIDVSNKPDWFLAISPEGKVPVLKADDDQWVPDSDVITQILEEKYPNPPLVAPQEYSSVGSKIFSSFVKFLKSKDANDGSEQALIDELQALDEHLKAHGPYINGDNISAVDLSLAPKLFHLVVALDHFKGWKVPENLSYVHAYMKNLFERESFCKTKAAKEHVIAGWAPKVNA is encoded by the exons CCCTCGGCGACT GTCCTTTTAGTCATAGGGTGCTCCTCACGCTAGAGGAGAAGAAGATTCCCTACGATCTGAAGTTGATCGATGTTAGCAACAAGCCAGATTG GTTCTTGGCTATTAGCCCAGAAGGTAAGGTTCCGGTGCTGAAGGCGGATGATGACCAGTGGGTTCCCGATTCAGATGTCATCACCCAAATTTTGGAGGAGAAATATCCGAACCCTCCGCTCGTTGCTCCCCAGGAGTACTCGTCAgt GGGATCAAAAATCTTTTCTTCTTTTGTTAAGTTCTTGAAGAGCAAAGATGCCAATGATGGATCGGAACAAGCTCTGATTGATGAGCTACAGGCATTGGATGAACATCTTAAAGCTCAT GGCCCATATATCAATGGTGACAACATTTCTGCTGTTGACTTGAGCTTGGCACCTAAGTTGTTCCATCTAGTGGTAGCGCTTGATCATTTCAAAGGATGGAAGGTCCCAGAGAATCTTTCCTATGTTCATGCTTACATGAAG AACCTTTTTGAACGGGAATCTTTCTGCAAGACCAAGGCTGCAAAGGAGCATGTGATTGCTGGATGGGCACCAAAAGTGAATGCTTGA